Proteins encoded by one window of Modestobacter marinus:
- a CDS encoding zinc-dependent metalloprotease — MSRSSSLVDWDLAGRTARRLVGAGPETTREEAAAVVAELHSAAAIAVAHVEGLTGLRPVPGGPVPTVAVVDRPGWIDSNTTGMAALLDPLADGLQAAQGSTPGPLATAIGSRATGVQAGGVLAFLCTRVLGQYEVFGSGGRLLLVAPNIVETERRLGVDPSDFRLWVCLHEVTHQLQFTAVPWLRGYLEEQIAVFAEATDLTPDVLRERLTDVLRSLTDVVRGTGADDDAPQGLMALVRDPGQRAVLDRVTAVMSLVEGHAEYVMDGVGPDVVPSVRTLRKRFAQRRKGRGPIDRVLRRLLGLEQKMQQYADGRVFVAGVVELAGMDGFNQVWAGPENLPYKEELTDPARWVQRVLETRPAFPA, encoded by the coding sequence ATGAGCCGCTCCTCGTCCCTGGTCGACTGGGACCTCGCCGGCCGCACCGCCCGCCGCCTGGTCGGCGCCGGCCCGGAGACCACCCGGGAGGAGGCGGCGGCCGTCGTCGCGGAGCTCCACAGCGCCGCCGCGATCGCCGTCGCGCACGTCGAGGGGCTGACCGGGCTGCGCCCCGTCCCCGGCGGCCCGGTGCCCACCGTGGCGGTCGTCGACCGGCCGGGCTGGATCGACTCGAACACCACCGGGATGGCGGCCCTGCTGGACCCGCTGGCCGACGGGCTGCAGGCGGCGCAGGGCTCGACGCCGGGGCCGCTGGCCACCGCGATCGGCTCCCGGGCGACCGGCGTGCAGGCCGGCGGCGTGCTGGCCTTCCTGTGCACCCGCGTGCTCGGCCAGTACGAGGTCTTCGGCAGCGGTGGCCGCCTGCTGCTGGTGGCGCCGAACATCGTCGAGACCGAACGCCGGCTCGGCGTGGACCCCAGCGACTTCCGGCTGTGGGTCTGCCTGCACGAGGTCACCCACCAGCTGCAGTTCACCGCCGTCCCCTGGCTGCGGGGCTACCTGGAGGAGCAGATCGCCGTCTTCGCGGAGGCGACCGACCTCACCCCCGACGTGCTGCGGGAGCGGCTCACCGACGTGCTGCGCAGCCTCACCGACGTCGTCCGGGGCACCGGTGCCGACGACGACGCCCCGCAGGGTCTGATGGCGCTGGTCCGGGACCCCGGGCAGCGCGCCGTGCTGGACCGGGTCACCGCGGTGATGAGCCTGGTCGAGGGGCACGCCGAGTACGTGATGGACGGCGTCGGGCCCGACGTCGTCCCCTCCGTGCGCACGCTGCGCAAGCGCTTCGCCCAGCGCCGCAAGGGCCGTGGCCCCATCGACCGGGTGCTGCGCCGGCTGCTCGGTCTGGAGCAGAAGATGCAGCAGTACGCCGACGGCCGGGTCTTCGTGGCCGGTGTCGTCGAGCTCGCCGGGATGGACGGGTTCAACCAGGTGTGGGCCGGGCCGGAGAACCTCCCGTACAAGGAGGAGCTGACCGATCCGGCCCGCTGGGTGCAGCGGGTGCTGGAGACGCGGCCGGCTTTCCCGGCCTGA
- a CDS encoding inorganic diphosphatase, protein MQFDVTVEIPKGQRNKYELDHATGRIRLDRMLFTSTRYPADYGYIEETLGMDGDPLDALVLLEEPTFPGCLITCRAIGMFRMTDEAGGDDKVLTVPATDPRMAHLQDINDVSEFDRLEIQHFFETYKDLEPGKSVEGAEWVGRAEAEAEIEASRQRAIDTPQH, encoded by the coding sequence GTGCAGTTCGACGTGACGGTAGAGATCCCCAAGGGCCAGCGGAACAAGTACGAGCTGGACCACGCCACCGGACGCATCCGCCTGGACCGGATGCTGTTCACCTCGACCCGGTACCCGGCCGACTACGGGTACATCGAGGAGACGCTCGGGATGGACGGTGACCCGCTCGATGCCCTCGTGCTCCTGGAGGAACCGACGTTCCCCGGGTGCCTCATCACCTGCCGGGCCATCGGGATGTTCCGGATGACCGACGAGGCCGGCGGGGACGACAAGGTCCTCACGGTCCCGGCGACCGACCCGCGGATGGCCCACCTGCAGGACATCAACGACGTGTCGGAGTTCGACCGGCTGGAGATCCAGCACTTCTTCGAGACCTACAAGGACCTCGAGCCGGGCAAGTCGGTCGAGGGCGCCGAGTGGGTCGGGCGCGCCGAGGCCGAGGCCGAGATCGAGGCCTCCCGGCAGCGCGCCATCGACACGCCCCAGCACTGA
- a CDS encoding class I SAM-dependent methyltransferase, which produces MDGWEQRRTSFGAVAADYAALRPTYPADVVGFLLGDAPRRVLDLGAGTGLLTDRLVAAGHEVVAVDLSGEMLAQLRERLPQVRAATGGAESIPLPDHDVDAVVAGQAAHWFDVGPAAAELRRVLRPGGVVGLVWNTRDERVPWVRALGRLLADEARDHEADQTVVDRFAAVLPADVVVADSAVVQQVTPEQVVRGIGTRSYVATMDDARRVEFLGAVRELLATHPDTRGAAHLQLPYTTRAYRLTPR; this is translated from the coding sequence GTGGACGGCTGGGAGCAGCGGCGCACGTCGTTCGGCGCGGTCGCGGCCGACTACGCCGCCCTCCGGCCGACCTACCCGGCCGACGTGGTCGGCTTCCTGCTCGGTGACGCCCCGCGCCGGGTGCTCGACCTCGGGGCCGGCACCGGCCTGCTCACCGACCGCCTGGTGGCCGCCGGGCACGAGGTGGTCGCCGTCGACCTGTCCGGGGAGATGCTGGCGCAGCTGCGCGAGCGGCTGCCCCAGGTGCGTGCGGCCACCGGGGGAGCGGAGTCGATCCCGCTGCCCGACCACGACGTGGACGCGGTCGTCGCCGGGCAGGCCGCGCACTGGTTCGACGTCGGCCCCGCGGCTGCCGAGCTGCGCCGGGTGCTGCGCCCGGGCGGGGTGGTCGGCCTGGTCTGGAACACCCGGGACGAGCGGGTGCCCTGGGTCCGCGCGCTGGGCCGGCTGCTCGCCGACGAGGCCCGCGACCACGAGGCCGACCAGACGGTCGTCGACCGGTTCGCCGCCGTGCTGCCCGCCGACGTGGTGGTGGCCGACTCCGCGGTCGTGCAGCAGGTGACGCCGGAGCAGGTCGTCCGCGGGATCGGCACCCGCAGCTACGTGGCGACGATGGACGACGCCCGGCGGGTGGAGTTCCTGGGCGCGGTACGGGAGCTGCTGGCCACCCACCCCGACACCCGGGGAGCCGCGCACCTCCAGCTGCCGTACACGACCCGGGCGTACCGGCTCACCCCTCGCTGA
- the tmk gene encoding dTMP kinase, with translation MPDAAPRAGSGGLDDGGPGPAPAPVPADGLPAAGAPTPDDAGLPLSEHGAPGEDRSGAEEEEHPGGGAVGQVAKIRAVLRVRDFRKLWLSMSLSSFGDWLGLLAITATATTLVDGYMASNLALSGVLLFRLLPAILLGPVAGVFADRFDRRKTMVVTDLFRFGLFASIPLVGDLVWLFIAQFLIEVISLFWTPAKDAAVPNMLRKDQLEPANQLSLVTTYGITPVLAGGVYAVLNTSDGRLSQLLPGLDQIALALYLNALTFLVAAFVIWNLPSISGRRAARPEAPQGSFLGSLKEGFSFASHTPLVRGLVLGITGAFAAAGAIIATGQFYVSGLGGGQAAYGLLFGAVFVGLGLGIALGPSIAHDLARERVFGVAIVGAGIVVLLMAWTATLWMALLLVVLMGFFAGNAYLAGFTLLGTEVEDEIRGRTFALVQSLVRASLILSLATVPIGVGVIGQHQVDVGVLTLAVTGERVMLFVAGLLAVGVGLFAYRQMDDGRPVPLLADVLTALRRDTTARRRLAGGGVFIAFEGGEGAGKSTQVRRLQEWLTGEGLVARTTREPGGTALGGKVRALLLDPASAGLSPRAEALMYAADRAQHVHDVLRPALDAGEVVITDRFVDSSLAYQGAGRTIPMDDVRSISRWATQGLRPDLTLLLDLPPEVGLARARGRAAADRLESESLDFHQRVRRTFLALAEAEPDRYLVLDARRSPEELAAAIRTRVSVLLEGLPLQQLPADVPVPHSRRGGDHVVQTGSTPHLHP, from the coding sequence GTGCCGGACGCCGCGCCCCGGGCCGGCTCGGGTGGTCTCGACGACGGTGGTCCCGGCCCGGCGCCGGCTCCGGTCCCCGCGGACGGGCTCCCGGCCGCCGGCGCACCCACACCGGACGACGCCGGGCTGCCGCTGTCGGAGCACGGCGCCCCGGGTGAGGACCGGTCCGGTGCGGAGGAGGAGGAGCATCCCGGCGGCGGGGCGGTCGGTCAGGTCGCGAAGATCCGCGCCGTGCTGCGGGTGCGCGACTTCCGCAAGCTGTGGCTGTCCATGTCGCTGTCCAGCTTCGGCGACTGGCTCGGCCTGCTGGCGATCACCGCGACCGCCACCACGCTGGTCGACGGCTACATGGCCAGCAACCTGGCCCTCAGCGGTGTGCTGCTCTTCCGGCTGCTGCCGGCGATCCTGCTCGGTCCGGTGGCCGGGGTCTTCGCCGACCGGTTCGACCGGCGCAAGACGATGGTGGTCACCGACCTCTTCCGGTTCGGCCTCTTCGCCTCGATCCCGCTGGTCGGCGACCTGGTCTGGCTGTTCATCGCGCAGTTCCTCATCGAGGTGATCAGCCTCTTCTGGACCCCGGCGAAGGACGCCGCCGTCCCGAACATGCTCCGCAAGGACCAGCTGGAGCCGGCCAACCAGCTGTCCCTGGTCACCACCTACGGGATCACCCCGGTGCTGGCCGGTGGCGTCTACGCGGTGCTCAACACCTCGGACGGCCGGCTGAGCCAGTTGCTCCCCGGGCTGGACCAGATCGCCCTCGCCCTGTACCTGAACGCCCTGACCTTCCTGGTCGCGGCCTTCGTGATCTGGAACCTGCCCTCGATCAGCGGCCGCCGGGCGGCCCGGCCCGAGGCGCCGCAGGGGAGCTTCCTCGGCTCGCTGAAGGAGGGCTTCTCCTTCGCCAGCCACACCCCGCTGGTCCGCGGGCTGGTCCTCGGGATCACCGGGGCCTTCGCCGCCGCCGGCGCGATCATCGCGACCGGGCAGTTCTACGTGAGCGGGCTGGGCGGGGGGCAGGCGGCGTACGGGCTGCTGTTCGGCGCGGTCTTCGTCGGCCTCGGCTTGGGTATCGCGCTGGGCCCGAGCATCGCCCACGACCTCGCCCGGGAGCGGGTCTTCGGGGTGGCCATCGTCGGCGCCGGCATCGTGGTGCTGCTCATGGCGTGGACCGCCACGTTGTGGATGGCGTTGCTGCTGGTCGTGCTGATGGGCTTCTTCGCCGGCAACGCCTACCTGGCCGGCTTCACCCTGCTCGGCACGGAGGTCGAGGACGAGATCCGTGGCCGCACGTTCGCGCTCGTCCAGTCCCTCGTCCGCGCCTCGCTGATCCTCTCCCTCGCAACGGTGCCGATCGGCGTGGGCGTGATCGGTCAGCACCAGGTCGACGTCGGCGTCCTGACGCTGGCGGTCACCGGGGAACGGGTCATGCTGTTCGTGGCCGGGCTGCTGGCCGTCGGCGTGGGCCTGTTCGCCTACCGGCAGATGGACGACGGCCGCCCGGTGCCGCTGCTGGCCGACGTCCTCACCGCCCTGCGGCGGGACACCACCGCGCGGCGGCGACTGGCCGGGGGCGGGGTGTTCATCGCCTTCGAGGGCGGCGAGGGGGCGGGCAAGTCCACGCAGGTGCGCCGCCTGCAGGAGTGGCTGACCGGGGAGGGCCTGGTCGCCCGGACCACCCGCGAGCCGGGCGGGACGGCGCTGGGCGGGAAGGTCCGGGCGCTGCTGCTGGACCCGGCCAGTGCCGGGCTGTCGCCGCGGGCGGAGGCACTGATGTACGCCGCTGACCGCGCGCAGCACGTGCACGACGTCCTCCGCCCGGCGCTGGACGCCGGGGAGGTGGTGATCACCGACCGGTTCGTGGACAGCTCGCTGGCCTACCAGGGCGCCGGCCGCACGATCCCGATGGACGACGTCCGCTCGATCTCCCGCTGGGCCACCCAGGGGCTGCGGCCGGACCTCACGCTGCTGCTCGACCTGCCGCCCGAGGTCGGCCTGGCCCGGGCCCGCGGGCGGGCCGCGGCAGACCGGCTGGAGTCGGAGTCGCTGGACTTCCACCAGCGGGTCCGCCGGACGTTCCTCGCCCTGGCGGAGGCCGAGCCCGACCGCTACCTGGTGCTCGACGCCCGCCGGTCGCCGGAGGAGCTCGCCGCCGCCATCCGCACCCGGGTGAGCGTGCTGCTGGAGGGGCTGCCGCTGCAGCAGCTCCCGGCCGACGTCCCGGTGCCGCACAGCCGCCGGGGCGGCGACCACGTCGTCCAGACCGGGTCGACGCCGCACCTGCACCCCTGA
- a CDS encoding DNA polymerase III subunit delta' has protein sequence MTVGGVWADVVGQPAVVAELQAAVAQPGAMTHAWLFTGPPGSGRSVAARAFAAALQCPAGGDGTCHACRTVLAGSHSDVHRVVPEGLSIGVAEVRQIVRTAGRAPSQGRWQIVVVEDADRMTEQASNTVLKMLEEPPPRTVFLLCAPSLHPDDVPVTIRSRCRVVALRAPRVEAVTEVLVRRDGIDPALAAWSAAAAGGHVGRARHLARDESARLARKAVLDIPLSLVSLAACLHAADDLVGTAKEESDKTVAEVDAVETDAVKASLGVGARGPGVAAASRGAGQLKELETRQKRRATRIGRDSLDRALVDLAALYRDALVISSTSGELTLPLAHPDRRADAVELARRIGAEGALRRIDAVLAARTALEQNVKPQIAVEALTVALRLPA, from the coding sequence GTGACGGTCGGTGGGGTGTGGGCCGACGTGGTGGGCCAGCCGGCGGTCGTGGCCGAGCTGCAGGCCGCGGTCGCCCAGCCGGGGGCGATGACCCACGCGTGGCTGTTCACCGGGCCGCCCGGCTCCGGTCGTTCGGTCGCCGCCCGCGCCTTCGCCGCTGCCCTGCAGTGCCCGGCCGGGGGCGACGGCACCTGCCACGCCTGCCGGACCGTGCTGGCCGGCAGCCACTCCGACGTCCACCGCGTCGTGCCCGAGGGGCTGTCCATCGGCGTCGCCGAGGTGCGGCAGATCGTCCGGACCGCGGGCCGGGCGCCGTCCCAGGGCCGCTGGCAGATCGTGGTGGTCGAGGACGCCGACCGGATGACCGAGCAGGCCTCCAACACCGTGCTGAAGATGCTGGAGGAGCCGCCGCCGCGGACGGTCTTCCTGCTCTGCGCGCCCTCGCTGCACCCCGACGACGTGCCGGTCACCATCCGTTCCCGCTGCCGGGTGGTCGCCCTGCGCGCGCCGCGGGTCGAGGCGGTCACCGAGGTGCTGGTGCGCCGGGACGGCATCGACCCGGCGCTGGCCGCCTGGTCCGCGGCGGCCGCCGGTGGGCACGTCGGCCGGGCCCGGCACCTGGCCCGGGACGAATCGGCCCGGCTGGCCCGCAAGGCGGTGCTGGACATCCCGCTGTCGCTGGTCTCGCTCGCGGCCTGCCTGCACGCCGCCGACGACCTGGTCGGGACGGCCAAGGAGGAGTCGGACAAGACCGTCGCCGAGGTCGACGCGGTCGAGACCGACGCCGTCAAGGCCAGCCTGGGTGTGGGGGCGCGCGGGCCGGGGGTCGCTGCCGCCAGTCGCGGTGCCGGTCAGCTCAAGGAGCTGGAGACGCGACAGAAGCGGCGGGCGACCCGGATCGGCCGGGACTCCCTGGACCGGGCGCTGGTCGACCTGGCAGCGCTGTACCGGGACGCGCTGGTGATCAGCTCGACGTCGGGGGAGCTGACACTGCCGCTGGCCCACCCGGACCGCCGGGCCGATGCGGTGGAGCTGGCCCGCCGGATCGGTGCCGAGGGCGCGCTGCGCCGGATCGATGCGGTGCTGGCCGCGCGCACCGCCCTGGAGCAGAACGTGAAGCCGCAGATCGCCGTGGAGGCGCTGACCGTCGCTCTGCGGCTGCCTGCCTGA
- the hpt gene encoding hypoxanthine phosphoribosyltransferase has translation MSEPAIPAAGPLGRDHGYGPDIDHVLLSEEQIQDKITELAGQIAQDYAGREVLLVGVLKGAVLFMSDFARALQLPTQMEFMAVSSYGSATSSSGVVRILKDLDRDIADKHVLVLEDIIDSGLTLSWLLKNLGSRRPASLEVCTLLRKPDAVKVDVPVRYIGFDIPNEFVVGYGLDYAERYRDLPYIATLKPEVYSS, from the coding sequence GTGAGCGAGCCCGCCATCCCCGCAGCCGGCCCGTTGGGCCGGGACCACGGCTACGGCCCGGACATCGACCACGTGCTGCTCTCCGAGGAGCAGATCCAGGACAAGATCACCGAGCTGGCCGGGCAGATCGCCCAGGACTACGCCGGCCGCGAGGTGCTGCTGGTCGGCGTCCTCAAGGGCGCGGTGCTGTTCATGTCCGACTTCGCCCGGGCGCTGCAGCTGCCGACCCAGATGGAGTTCATGGCGGTCTCCTCCTACGGCAGCGCCACCAGCTCCTCCGGCGTGGTGCGGATCCTGAAGGACCTGGACCGCGACATCGCCGACAAGCACGTGCTGGTCCTCGAGGACATCATCGACTCCGGGCTCACGCTCTCCTGGCTGCTGAAGAACCTGGGCAGCCGGCGGCCGGCGTCCCTGGAGGTGTGCACGCTGCTGCGCAAGCCGGACGCGGTGAAGGTCGACGTCCCGGTGCGCTACATCGGCTTCGACATCCCCAACGAGTTCGTCGTCGGCTACGGGCTCGACTACGCCGAGCGCTACCGCGACCTGCCCTACATCGCCACGCTCAAGCCCGAGGTCTACTCCTCCTGA
- the tilS gene encoding tRNA lysidine(34) synthetase TilS, whose product MVGPDPAVAALRTAVRPGLTASAGPVLAACSGGADSVALAAALAFEGPRAGRPVGGVTVDHGLQPGSAEQAERTAGLLRSLGLSPVLVLSVDVGDAGGPEGAARAARGAALAGAAAEHGATIALGHTRDDQAETVLLGLARGSGPRSVAGMVEHRPPFWRPLLGVPRETTRAACAAQQLPVWDDPWNSDPAYTRVRLRTEVLPLLEEVLGGGVAAALGRTAALLREDLDTLDALADAELATLAGPDGDLPAAPLAELPAALRRRVLRGWLRGAGVPDLQGVHLSAVDALLTRWRGQGRVDLPGGAGVRRASGRLSVQRGGPPGRGTGPRPAAPDAVPPEEP is encoded by the coding sequence GTGGTCGGACCCGACCCCGCCGTCGCGGCGCTGCGCACCGCCGTGCGCCCCGGCCTGACCGCCAGCGCGGGGCCGGTGCTGGCCGCGTGCAGCGGGGGAGCGGACTCCGTCGCGCTGGCCGCCGCGCTGGCCTTCGAGGGGCCGCGGGCCGGCCGGCCGGTCGGCGGGGTCACCGTCGACCACGGGCTGCAGCCAGGCTCCGCCGAGCAGGCCGAGCGCACCGCCGGCCTGCTCCGCTCGCTCGGGCTCTCCCCGGTGCTGGTGCTCAGCGTCGACGTCGGCGACGCCGGCGGGCCGGAGGGGGCGGCCCGGGCGGCGCGCGGGGCGGCGCTGGCCGGGGCGGCGGCCGAGCACGGGGCGACGATCGCGCTGGGCCACACCCGCGACGACCAGGCCGAGACCGTGCTGCTCGGGCTGGCCCGCGGTTCCGGACCCCGTTCGGTCGCCGGGATGGTCGAACACCGCCCGCCGTTCTGGCGCCCGCTGCTCGGCGTCCCGCGGGAGACCACCCGGGCCGCCTGCGCGGCGCAGCAGCTGCCGGTGTGGGACGACCCGTGGAACAGCGACCCCGCCTACACCCGCGTCCGGCTGCGCACCGAGGTGCTGCCCCTGCTGGAGGAGGTGCTCGGTGGCGGGGTGGCGGCCGCCCTCGGCCGGACGGCGGCGCTGCTGCGGGAGGACCTGGACACCCTCGACGCCCTGGCCGACGCCGAGCTGGCGACGCTCGCCGGGCCGGACGGCGACCTGCCTGCTGCCCCGCTGGCCGAGCTGCCCGCGGCGCTGCGGCGCCGGGTGCTGCGCGGCTGGCTCCGCGGCGCCGGGGTGCCCGACCTGCAGGGCGTCCACCTGTCGGCGGTGGACGCCCTGCTCACCCGGTGGAGGGGACAGGGGCGGGTGGACCTCCCCGGTGGTGCGGGCGTGCGTCGGGCGTCTGGCAGGCTGAGCGTGCAGCGCGGCGGCCCTCCCGGCCGCGGGACCGGTCCGCGCCCCGCTGCACCTGACGCCGTCCCCCCAGAGGAGCCCTGA
- the dacB gene encoding D-alanyl-D-alanine carboxypeptidase/D-alanyl-D-alanine endopeptidase encodes MPPSAAASGDATTPDPSIPTVGAPGTPAPDDVEAPTADDAEAPVPDDIDVPALDDGEDPAAGPAAPVDADPAATTAEQQGAAQQGAASQGVEQQGAVQQGAEQQGAVQEGAAMDPAEPDAAEAEPGHPETTASTAPEQTVGPLVSERSAPEQVTEQPTAEDAEARRAAAEQAAADLAAVKQWAAERAAAERAAAEDAERAAAAQAALDQADVERARVEQAAADLAAVREWAAQQAAAARAAEEQAAAERAAVEEAEAARAAAERAAVEQAEAERAAAERAEADRVAAERAAEEEAAGQRAAAAAAMAAERAAFEQEAAMRAAAERAAAERAAADRAVADRAAAAERAVAADRAAAESRAASEQRAAAEQRAAADRAAGARDQRGERGQTDRVAGRPGVPAHASGSVAADPGPAGATPASGRRRAGAGSGGARLAKVLAAAVLALVLVAAGVVFALDLVGGDGSAVAEDAEQVPDAVLPELTDPDPVLAPLSAEAPVPDPAALAAVLTPLLADPVFGTDLSAQVVDVATGQVLFDRDATDPSTPASTAKLLTALAAVTTLKPTDTLSTTVVAGSAPGEVVLVGGGDPTLSTTAPSVDYPGAATVADLAAQVQQALGGQPVTSVVVDNSLFSGPLTAQGWGAEDAPSTYAAPVTATAVDGARLTPGSTPRSGSPGTDAGAALAAALGAPEAPVSLGTAPAGARTLGTVESAPVARLVEQALTASDNLLAESLARHVALARGLPATFDGAAQAIGAALAEAGLDTAGLALSDASGLSRDDRVPARLLVDVLRAAADGSIPDADLLLSGLPVAGYDGTLTDRVSAGPGSPGSVRAKTGTLLGVNDLAGTVQTADGRLLAFAVLADGATGSITATETALDVVAAALAACGCR; translated from the coding sequence GTGCCACCCTCGGCGGCTGCCAGCGGCGACGCGACGACACCCGATCCGTCGATCCCGACGGTCGGGGCTCCCGGGACTCCGGCCCCGGACGACGTCGAGGCCCCGACCGCCGACGACGCCGAGGCCCCGGTTCCCGACGACATCGACGTCCCGGCCTTGGACGACGGGGAGGACCCGGCTGCGGGACCGGCTGCACCTGTGGATGCGGACCCGGCCGCGACGACGGCCGAGCAGCAGGGCGCCGCGCAGCAGGGCGCCGCTTCGCAGGGCGTCGAGCAGCAGGGCGCCGTGCAGCAGGGTGCCGAGCAGCAGGGCGCCGTGCAGGAGGGCGCCGCGATGGACCCCGCTGAGCCGGACGCGGCGGAGGCCGAGCCGGGGCACCCGGAGACCACGGCCTCGACCGCGCCGGAACAGACAGTCGGCCCGTTGGTGTCCGAGCGATCGGCCCCCGAGCAGGTCACGGAGCAGCCGACCGCGGAGGACGCCGAGGCACGTCGCGCCGCCGCGGAACAGGCGGCCGCCGACCTGGCCGCAGTGAAGCAGTGGGCCGCCGAGCGCGCTGCCGCCGAGCGCGCGGCAGCCGAGGACGCCGAGCGTGCTGCCGCCGCCCAGGCCGCACTCGACCAGGCCGACGTCGAACGAGCCCGGGTCGAGCAGGCCGCCGCCGACCTCGCCGCCGTCCGGGAGTGGGCAGCGCAGCAGGCCGCTGCGGCCCGGGCCGCCGAGGAACAGGCCGCTGCCGAGCGGGCGGCGGTCGAGGAGGCCGAGGCTGCGCGCGCTGCGGCCGAGCGGGCCGCCGTCGAGCAGGCGGAGGCCGAACGGGCGGCGGCCGAGCGAGCGGAAGCCGACCGGGTGGCGGCGGAGCGGGCGGCGGAGGAGGAGGCAGCCGGGCAGCGGGCCGCCGCAGCCGCGGCGATGGCCGCCGAACGCGCGGCCTTCGAGCAGGAGGCTGCCATGCGGGCCGCGGCGGAGCGGGCCGCGGCCGAACGGGCTGCGGCCGACCGCGCCGTGGCCGACCGTGCCGCGGCAGCCGAACGCGCCGTGGCGGCCGACCGCGCCGCAGCGGAGAGCCGGGCTGCATCCGAGCAGAGAGCAGCGGCCGAGCAGCGCGCGGCGGCCGACCGCGCAGCCGGGGCGCGGGACCAGCGCGGGGAACGGGGGCAGACCGACCGGGTGGCCGGTCGCCCTGGCGTCCCCGCGCACGCCTCCGGGAGCGTCGCCGCTGATCCCGGACCGGCGGGTGCCACGCCTGCCTCGGGTCGGCGGCGGGCAGGGGCCGGCAGCGGGGGCGCCCGGCTGGCGAAGGTGCTCGCCGCCGCCGTCCTCGCGCTCGTGCTCGTGGCGGCGGGCGTCGTCTTCGCCCTCGACCTCGTCGGCGGTGACGGCTCCGCCGTGGCGGAGGACGCCGAGCAGGTGCCCGACGCCGTCCTGCCCGAGCTCACCGACCCCGACCCGGTGCTCGCCCCGCTGTCCGCGGAGGCCCCGGTGCCCGACCCGGCGGCGCTCGCGGCCGTGCTGACCCCGTTGCTCGCCGACCCGGTGTTCGGCACCGACCTCTCCGCACAGGTGGTCGACGTGGCCACCGGTCAGGTGCTCTTCGACCGCGACGCGACCGACCCCAGCACCCCCGCCTCCACGGCCAAGCTGCTCACCGCCCTCGCCGCCGTCACCACGCTCAAGCCCACCGACACCCTGTCGACGACCGTGGTGGCCGGCAGCGCGCCCGGCGAGGTCGTCCTGGTCGGCGGCGGTGACCCGACCCTGTCGACGACCGCCCCGTCGGTCGACTACCCGGGCGCGGCGACCGTCGCCGACCTGGCCGCCCAGGTGCAGCAGGCCCTCGGCGGCCAGCCGGTCACCAGCGTCGTGGTCGACAACTCGTTGTTCAGCGGCCCGCTGACCGCCCAGGGCTGGGGCGCGGAGGACGCACCCTCGACCTACGCCGCGCCGGTGACCGCCACCGCGGTCGACGGTGCCCGGCTGACCCCCGGCAGCACCCCGCGCAGCGGGTCGCCGGGCACCGACGCCGGTGCGGCCCTGGCCGCCGCGCTGGGCGCACCGGAGGCCCCGGTGAGCCTCGGCACGGCACCGGCCGGCGCACGCACGCTGGGCACCGTCGAGTCCGCGCCCGTCGCCCGGCTGGTCGAGCAGGCGCTCACCGCCTCGGACAACCTGCTGGCCGAGTCGCTGGCCCGGCACGTGGCCCTCGCCCGGGGCCTGCCGGCCACCTTCGACGGCGCCGCGCAGGCGATCGGCGCCGCGCTGGCCGAGGCCGGGTTGGACACCGCCGGGCTCGCGCTGTCCGACGCCAGCGGGCTCTCCCGCGACGACCGGGTGCCCGCCCGCCTGCTGGTCGACGTCCTGCGGGCCGCCGCCGACGGCAGCATCCCCGACGCCGACCTGCTGCTCTCCGGCCTGCCGGTCGCCGGGTACGACGGCACCCTGACCGACCGCGTGTCGGCGGGCCCGGGCAGCCCGGGGTCGGTGCGGGCCAAGACCGGCACGTTGCTGGGCGTCAACGACCTGGCCGGCACGGTGCAGACCGCCGACGGCCGGCTGCTGGCGTTCGCGGTGCTCGCCGACGGCGCGACCGGGAGCATCACGGCCACCGAGACCGCACTGGACGTCGTGGCGGCCGCGCTGGCCGCCTGCGGCTGCCGCTGA